The DNA segment GCTGTAGAAGAATGCAACGGTGATTGCCAGCGCTATCAGCGTCATCATGCCCGGCAGTTTTTTCTTCAGCTCGTCCTTCATGCCCTTCAGGAAGGGCCAGCCGCCGTAGAAGTACACCACCGACGAGAGTGCGAACAGGACGTAGTGATCCCCCCTGAACGTAAACGTGAAGCCCAGGAAGTTCTGGATCAGGGGAGAGAGCAGCAGTATCGGGATCGTGAGTATCGCAGAAATGATGAATCTCTTCTTGAAGTCCTCCATCATCATCCTGTGGTGCTCCGCGTGGGAGTGCTTGTGACCCTCGTGGCCTTCATGTTCGTGTCCGGCGTGCTCTTCATGGGCGTGTTCGTGTCCCTCATGTTCGCCGTGGGCGGCCACCTCGTGCCCTTCGTGCATCTCATGTTCCGTCCCGTGCTCCCCATGCCCGCTTTCGTGGGCGTGCTCCATGTCCTTCATCTCGGGGGCTTTTTCAGCCCCATCGTGCACGTGCTCGCCGTGCACATCTCCATGTCCCTTCATGGTCAACACCATAGAGGTTTAGTGTTAGATGGTATTTAGCCTTTTTTATTAAAAAATGTAAGACCCTCAAAAATAGAGAATAACCTTAGAATAAGGTACAAGACCTTCATTCTTTCATCATGTCCTCGATTTCCTTCAGCCTCTTTGCAGGTTCGAGATCCTCACCGGCGGATGAAACCATCAGGCCCTCGGCCATCTCCAGGGTCTCGGCGTCGAACTCACCCGTCAGGATGCTCTCGCTCGTCAGGTCTATCATCGTGTTTAGCGCCTCCTCAAGGTTCTCGACCTTGCCCATCGCCTTTTCGAACTCGACCTGCATCTTTGCCACGTCCTCCGCCCCAGGCCCTTCGGCTATGCTCCTAACAACGTCTTTGCTGAACTGTATGAAGTCGGCTGAGACCTTCACCAGCTCCCTCTGAATTTCTGCTTCTTCCATGAGGAGGAGAAGTCTCTTTGCCTGCTTTATCCTTTCCTCAAGGGCAAGGTACTTCATGGCGCTCCTCTTGAGGAGGGCCTCGTCGCCGAGCTTCGCCGCCTCCTTCCCCTGGAGGAAAATCTTACGCTTCAAATTTTCGAGATTGTTGATGTACTGCTTCAACGCCATCTTGGCCTTCCTCATGCGTATCTTCCTCTCTATCTCCTTCTCCTCCTTCGACTTCCAGAGCTTGACCATAACCGTCACACCTCCCTAAACACGACGACAGTCACATTGTCTTCGGTAACCTTCAGGGCTTCCCCGATCAGCGCCTCCGCTGCCGTCCTGGGGTCTGATCCGAAGACAAGCTTTCCTATAATCCCCTCATCGATGTAGTCATGGAGCCCGTCCGTGCTGAGAAGCAGGACATCCCCGGCTTTCAGCTCCCACACGTAGGTGTCAACCCCAAGGTCAACGCCGAGGGCCTTTGTAACGACGTGCCTCATGGGGTGTTCTCTGGCCTCCTCCCCACTAATGATTCCGCGCTCAATGAGCTCCTGGACCACCGAGTGGTCCCTTGTCCTCGCGACTATCTTCCCCTCCTGCACAAGATATGCCCTGCTGTCGCCGCTGTTTGCTACCACAGCCATTCTATTCCTCACGAAGGCAGCGGTAAGCGTCGTGCCCATCTTCCCCGGCCCGGGTGATATCTCCACTATCCTGCGGTGGGCATCCTCGTAGGCCCTTAGGAGGAGACCCTTTACCCCCTCCACCCCTATGCCGCGTGTATAGCCCCTCTCAAAAGTCTCACGGAGTGCTTCAACGGCCACCTTCGAGGCCAGCTCTCCCCCCTCGTGTCCCCCAAGGCCGTCGGCAACGGCCAGGAGGCAGGCGTCGCCGAGGGGCAGGATAAGGAGCGCGTCCTCGTTCCGCTCCCTCCCGCCGGGATGTGAGATGCCCCAGACGATCCCCTCGGCCCCACAGGCTTGCCCGCTCATCCCCCGAACTCCTCCGCCCACTTTTCATAGCGCTCGATGTCCCTCTTTGTCAGGGGGCTCTTTATCTTCCTGAACGCCTCCTCAAAGTCCCTCATCTCAAGCGGGCGGGTTCTCAATGAGCGCTTCCTCAGCTCCTCGAAGGGAAGCCCGGCAAGCCTGTGGAGGTCTTTGTTCTCCTCGCGTATCATGTTCCATATGGCCTCCTGACAGAGGTTCCTGATGTCCCTGCCAGAGTACAGACGCCTCACGCTCTCCTCCGCTATCGCGTCGAGGTCGAGCCTCGAAATATCAAGCCCCTCAGTGTGTATCCTCACTATCACCTTGGTCGCCTCCTTGTCCGGCAGGGGCACGTAAATCCTCTTGGGGAAGCGCGAGAGCACCGCCTCATCTAAATCCCAGGGGGTGTTTGTGGCGGCAAGCGTGAGGACGAGCTTCTCATTCCCCTCCCCGTGAAAGCCTTCAAGCTCCGTGAGGAGCGTCGAGAGCATCCTCCTGGTCGCCTCGCTGGTGTCGTTTGAACGCCTCGTGGTCAGGGCGTCTATCTCGTCGAGGAACACTATGCTCGGTGCCTTCTCCCTCGCGACCTCGTAGAGGGCGCTTATTATCTTGCTCGACTCGCCGAAGTACTTGCTCAGGACGCTTGACGCTTTAACGTTGAAGAAGGTGGCGTTTAAGCTCCCGGCGGCGGCCGAGGCGAGGAGCGTCTTACCCGTCCCGGGAGGCCCAAAGAGGAGTATGCCCCTCCACGGCTGAACCGCGGCGGGTTTTTTAAGGGCCGCTATCACGACCGTCTCCATCATGAGGAGCTTGACACCCTCAAGGCCGCCTATGTCGTCCCACGTCGTCTGTGACTTGGAGATAAGCCCCAGCACGTACTCCCTGAACTGGTCTTCCTCGTCTTTCTCCTGGGTCGTGCTCTTTCCTTCGGCGCCGACAACTGCCTTTCGGCCGTATTCACCACTCTCTATCTGCCCGGCCACATCCTCCCACTTCTTCGCCTTCTTAAGATAGAGCTCCCCGTTGTAGGGGACGTGCCTGGCCAGCTGTCTGAGTATGGAGGCACACCGGAGGGCGCTTCTCCGAGCGGTCTCCATGTCTCCCGCGGCGACAGCCCTTTCAAACTCCTTCTTGGCCCTCTCAAACTCGCTCAGCAGGGGCCCTGAAAGGTCAACAGGCATCCTCACACCCCCTCGAATCCAAGCTTTATCTTGTGGATGATTATCTCGGCCTTCTCGACCAGCTCCTCGGGAACATCGAGGCCGTTCTCAAGGCGGAGCCTGAGCTGCTCCCTCAGGGAGAGCAGTTCTTCCCTCACCCCCCCTCTCGCGTAGTGAGCCAGGTCGTCGGCGTACTTGAGTGCATTAACAAGGTCGTTGAGCTTCAGGTACAGGAGGAACAGCTCGCCCGCGTAGTAGGCGCTCCTCGACAGGTCGTTGATTGAAACGCTTTTGCTGAGGTTCTCGCGGTAGTTCTTCCCGAGGAACTCGGCCAAATCCCTCTGGAGCTCCTCAACCGACTGGTAGCGCTCCTCCTTGTTCTTCGCGAGGCACTTCATCACGACCGGCTCAAGGGGCTTCGCGTCGGGGTTGAGCTGACCCGGCGGCACTGGCTCCTCAAGGGTTATCTTCGACGCCACCTCGACGAAGTCCTCCCCCTCGAAGGGAGGCCTCCCGGTAAGCAGCTCGTAGAGAACCGCCCCTATCTGCCACACGTCGGTTCTCTCATCTGTTCCTCCAAAGCGGGAGCTTATCTGTTCCGGAGCGGCGTAGAGCGGTGTGAAGCTGACCGTGTGGGTCGTCCTGCTCTCCTTGAGGAGCTTGCTGAGCCCCCAGTCGCTCACCTTGGCTCTTCCGTTCTTGAGCAGGATGTTGCTCGGCTTGAGGTCGCGGTGGATTACGCCTTTGGAATGGGCGTACTTTAGCCCCTCCGCAACGTCGAAGATTATCCTCGCCGCCTTTTCGGGGCTGAGGGGCTTTTCGAGCTTTGCAAGGCTCGTCTCGCAGTACTCCATCTCAAGATAGGGGAGGGGGAATATGTTGTAGTCGTAGAGCTCGACTATGTTCGGGTGGCTGAGGAGCGACCAGTTCCTTACCTCCCTGAGGAATGTCTTGCCCCCCTCCTCCGTCAGACTGAGCGGGACTTTTAGGGCAACGACGCTCCCGTCGTGCTTTTCCGCACGGTAGACCCTTGCAAAGCCGCCCTCACCGATGGGCTCAACCTTTCTGTACCTCGCGAAGAGCTCCTCCAGTGGGGTACGGGGGGTGCCGCCGGTAGAATCCTGCCTATTCCCGGCGGGAACCGGGACCGGGGCCGGAACTGGGGTTTTGGGCTCTATCTTCGGTCTCTCGATTATTTCGGTTCGCACTTTCACCTTGGCGCTTACCATGCCGGAGCGAACCACGACCTTGGCGCTGACCCTGCCCCGCCCCCTCGGAACGGCGGTGACGGTCTGGGAGACGTACTCCCCGGGCCTGACGGCCCTGAAGTACACCCTCGTGGAGCTGAGGTCGAGGTGCCTGGAGAGGTCGCCGAGGTCTATCTCGACGTTTATGGTGCCCCTGAGCAGGTTCCTGAAGCCGATCCTGAGGGGTATCTCCTCACCAGCGTGGACCTTGGGGGGAACCTCGATTATCACCGACTTGCGGAGGAGATCCTTCATGTCCTCCTTCGGTACCGGAGGAACTGGCGGAACCGTTTTGGGATACCGCCTCTTGTACCTTCTGGATTTCGAAACGTCCTTGAGCAGGTGTTTTATCAGGTGTCCAAACCACATGGCTATCACGATGAATATTATAAATCCGGCCGCCCTCCCGAAGATGGCGGATACTATGACTATAAACACGAAGAGTTTGACGAGGCCCTCCAGGATGTCGTCGTCCATGAACCAGTGCCCCATGTGCACGCGTATCCCTCCATTTCCGCTGAGACAACCAGTTCCGGCCGTCATTTAACCCTTTTTGGTGCCGTTTTGAAAGTCCGCGCGGGACTGTTTTTCACTTAAGACAAGTTCATGGAGGAGGTTCATTCCGGAGTGTAGGTCACTCAGTGACTACCTCCTCCCCCTTATCCTTCTCCCCCGTGACCTTTTCGGCCGCGCTCTCGGGCTCAAGCTCACCCTCCTTCACAGCCTGTATCGTCCTCATTATCTCCGCCAGCTCCTCGTCCTCCTCGAACTCGACGCCGGCACCAATGGCCTGGTCGGTGTAGCCGAGCATGGTGTTGAGGTTCTCATTTAGGTTCTGGGCGTCGAGCTGCATGCTGACGAGGTTCTTTTCGAGTTCCTCCGGGGACATTTTCCTGAGAAGTTCCCAGGTCGGTGTGCCCTTCAGTATGGCCTCGTTCTCCTTGATTATCAGCAGGTTCGCCACGAGCATGAGCTGTTTGTTGAGCTGGGCGTGGGTGTTCTGGAGGCTCTGCTTTTTCCGGTTCAGCGTCTTAATTTTGGTCGCTATGGTGAGCTCCTCGCTTTTGCTCCTCGCTTCCTTTGCCCTCTGGAACAGCGCCGCTATCTGGGCGTCTATCTCGGCTATCTCGTCCTCTATCTTCCTTATCTGCATGTCGAGCCTGATCTGGTTTTCCCTGAGCTGGTCAATCGGTATGTCCAGGGGGTTCTTCCTCCCGAAAAACCTTGAAAGGAGCCCCATCACAGCTCCTCCTCCGTCTCCCTCTCCAGCTTGGGCGAGGCTATCTTCTCCGTCACTTCCTCAACGTCGGCCTCTCCCGTCTCGACCTTGGCCCATGCATCCATGAGCTCCCTCTCAGTTTGATCTTCGGTTGTCTCAAACTCGGCTATGTCCATCTCGAAGACCCTGTTCAGGTTCTCGACCATCTCGTCGAACTCCCTGCCGTCGAGGCTCACCTTGACGAGCACGCTTTCCAGCTGCTCGGGCTCAACTTTGGAGAGCTTGTCCCAGAGGCCTATCTTCCTAAGCTCCTTCTCGTACTTCTTGACGACTATCAGGTTCTTGACGAAGGTGTACTGCTTCTGCGCAGTCGTGAAGTCCCTTAAGCGAAGCTTCTGCTCCATGTCGAGGCTCTTGATCTCCTGGGCGAGCATCTTCTTCTTGAGCACGTCAGCCCCGATGCCCTCCTGGAAGAGCTGCTTCTTTTTCTTCTCTATGCGCTCTATCTCCTTCTTCGTCCTCTCAAGCCTGTTCCTCAGCCGTATCTCCTCTTCCTGAAGCTCCCTGAGGGAGAGCTTTTCAATCGGGTTTTTCCTAAACCTGTCGAGTATTCCCATCACCATCACCTCACTTCCGTATCAGCACGAGTCCAAATCCATCTATGTATTTGACCAGATTGCCCTCACGGGCGATTTCATAGAACGCCCTCCTCACGTACTCCTCGCCACCGCATTCGAGGCCCTCGCTGAGCGGTAGGTAGTCCCTGCCCTCAAGCTTTTTCCTCACGCACTCCCTGACCTTTGCGTACATCTCCTCGTCAAGCTCAAGGCGCACCAGGGGGA comes from the Thermococcus thioreducens genome and includes:
- a CDS encoding PP2C family protein-serine/threonine phosphatase, whose product is MSGQACGAEGIVWGISHPGGRERNEDALLILPLGDACLLAVADGLGGHEGGELASKVAVEALRETFERGYTRGIGVEGVKGLLLRAYEDAHRRIVEISPGPGKMGTTLTAAFVRNRMAVVANSGDSRAYLVQEGKIVARTRDHSVVQELIERGIISGEEAREHPMRHVVTKALGVDLGVDTYVWELKAGDVLLLSTDGLHDYIDEGIIGKLVFGSDPRTAAEALIGEALKVTEDNVTVVVFREV
- a CDS encoding ATP-binding protein, which encodes MPVDLSGPLLSEFERAKKEFERAVAAGDMETARRSALRCASILRQLARHVPYNGELYLKKAKKWEDVAGQIESGEYGRKAVVGAEGKSTTQEKDEEDQFREYVLGLISKSQTTWDDIGGLEGVKLLMMETVVIAALKKPAAVQPWRGILLFGPPGTGKTLLASAAAGSLNATFFNVKASSVLSKYFGESSKIISALYEVAREKAPSIVFLDEIDALTTRRSNDTSEATRRMLSTLLTELEGFHGEGNEKLVLTLAATNTPWDLDEAVLSRFPKRIYVPLPDKEATKVIVRIHTEGLDISRLDLDAIAEESVRRLYSGRDIRNLCQEAIWNMIREENKDLHRLAGLPFEELRKRSLRTRPLEMRDFEEAFRKIKSPLTKRDIERYEKWAEEFGG
- a CDS encoding serine/threonine-protein kinase, translating into MGHWFMDDDILEGLVKLFVFIVIVSAIFGRAAGFIIFIVIAMWFGHLIKHLLKDVSKSRRYKRRYPKTVPPVPPVPKEDMKDLLRKSVIIEVPPKVHAGEEIPLRIGFRNLLRGTINVEIDLGDLSRHLDLSSTRVYFRAVRPGEYVSQTVTAVPRGRGRVSAKVVVRSGMVSAKVKVRTEIIERPKIEPKTPVPAPVPVPAGNRQDSTGGTPRTPLEELFARYRKVEPIGEGGFARVYRAEKHDGSVVALKVPLSLTEEGGKTFLREVRNWSLLSHPNIVELYDYNIFPLPYLEMEYCETSLAKLEKPLSPEKAARIIFDVAEGLKYAHSKGVIHRDLKPSNILLKNGRAKVSDWGLSKLLKESRTTHTVSFTPLYAAPEQISSRFGGTDERTDVWQIGAVLYELLTGRPPFEGEDFVEVASKITLEEPVPPGQLNPDAKPLEPVVMKCLAKNKEERYQSVEELQRDLAEFLGKNYRENLSKSVSINDLSRSAYYAGELFLLYLKLNDLVNALKYADDLAHYARGGVREELLSLREQLRLRLENGLDVPEELVEKAEIIIHKIKLGFEGV